A single window of Gammaproteobacteria bacterium DNA harbors:
- a CDS encoding DUF2062 domain-containing protein translates to MPKRLLKRLLPEHHVIKEHKHLRFFGALLHDPNLWHMNRRSVAGAFSVGLFVAFIPVPFQMAIAAAIAIAARVNLPIAASLVWITNPVTMPPLLYFCYKIGAWLLQEPARQIHFEPTLNWLTTELSSIWQPFLLGCLIVATVSAIAGNLVIRGLWRLQVVRSWEARKQRRGKQVTP, encoded by the coding sequence ATGCCGAAAAGACTGCTGAAGCGTTTGCTGCCCGAGCACCACGTCATCAAGGAGCACAAGCACCTGCGCTTTTTCGGCGCCCTGTTGCATGACCCCAACCTGTGGCACATGAACCGGCGCTCCGTGGCGGGAGCGTTTTCCGTCGGATTGTTCGTCGCCTTCATCCCGGTGCCGTTCCAGATGGCGATCGCCGCAGCGATCGCCATCGCCGCGCGTGTCAACCTGCCGATCGCCGCTTCCCTGGTCTGGATCACCAATCCCGTCACCATGCCGCCGCTTTTGTACTTCTGTTACAAGATCGGCGCCTGGCTGCTGCAGGAACCGGCGCGCCAGATCCACTTTGAACCGACATTGAACTGGCTCACGACGGAGCTGTCATCCATATGGCAGCCCTTCCTGCTCGGCTGCCTGATCGTCGCGACGGTCAGCGCGATCGCGGGCAACCTCGTGATCCGCGGGCTCTGGCGCCTGCAGGTGGTCAGAAGCTGGGAGGCGCGCAAGCAACGTCGCGGCAAACAAGTGACGCCCTGA
- the kdsB gene encoding 3-deoxy-manno-octulosonate cytidylyltransferase, with the protein MGFTVVIPARYASTRLPGKPLRLIAGRPMIEHVYRRARASGADEVVIATDDDRIADAAAEFGAHVCLTAATHPSGTDRLAEVARQLDFPDDRVLVNLQGDEPLMLPALIDQVAADLAAHDAACTATLCEPITTAAELFDPGVVKVVTDEQGYALYFSRAVVPWDRDAFAVSTRELPAGSAYYRHIGLYAYRAGFIREFVGWAPCALERTEMLEQLRILWRGRRIHVARACERPGPGVDTERDLERVESLLREDGR; encoded by the coding sequence ATGGGTTTCACCGTCGTCATCCCGGCACGCTATGCGTCGACGCGCCTCCCCGGCAAGCCGCTGCGACTGATCGCCGGCCGGCCGATGATCGAGCATGTCTACCGGCGCGCCCGCGCGAGCGGGGCGGACGAGGTCGTCATCGCGACCGATGACGACCGCATCGCGGATGCGGCCGCGGAGTTCGGCGCCCATGTCTGCCTCACCGCCGCGACCCATCCCTCCGGTACCGACCGCCTGGCCGAGGTCGCGCGGCAGCTCGACTTTCCGGACGACCGCGTGCTGGTCAATCTGCAGGGTGATGAACCCCTGATGCTGCCCGCTTTGATTGACCAGGTGGCCGCGGACCTTGCGGCGCACGACGCGGCATGCACCGCCACGCTGTGTGAGCCCATCACGACGGCGGCGGAGCTATTCGATCCCGGCGTGGTCAAGGTGGTGACGGACGAGCAGGGCTATGCCCTGTATTTCAGCCGCGCGGTCGTTCCCTGGGACCGTGACGCCTTCGCCGTCTCGACGCGGGAGCTGCCGGCCGGATCGGCCTATTACCGGCACATCGGCCTCTATGCCTATCGCGCGGGCTTCATCCGCGAGTTCGTCGGCTGGGCGCCGTGCGCGCTCGAGCGCACCGAGATGCTGGAACAGCTGCGGATACTCTGGCGTGGACGCCGGATCCATGTCGCCCGGGCATGTGAACGGCCTGGACCCGGGGTCGATACGGAACGCGATCTGGAGCGGGTGGAGAGTCTGCTGCGGGAGGATGGTCGCTGA
- a CDS encoding MotA/TolQ/ExbB proton channel family protein translates to MFEVIKAGGWVMLPIILCSTIALAIVLERFWALRRQRICPGNLVSQIWHWANKDELDAAHIAELRASSPLGRVLAAGLMNLNRDRQIMKESIEDTGRHVVVELERYLNTLGTIAAISPLLGLLGTVLGMIRIFTAINVAGLGNQAVLAGGIAEALITTVAGLSVAIPSIMFYRFFRGRVDELVVYMEQQALKMVEILHGERSMEAGSTS, encoded by the coding sequence GTGTTCGAAGTGATCAAGGCGGGCGGCTGGGTCATGCTGCCGATCATCCTGTGCTCGACGATCGCGCTGGCGATCGTGCTCGAGCGCTTCTGGGCACTGCGCAGGCAGCGCATCTGTCCCGGCAATCTCGTCAGCCAGATCTGGCACTGGGCGAACAAGGACGAGCTCGATGCGGCGCACATCGCGGAACTGCGCGCGAGTTCACCGCTCGGGCGGGTCCTTGCCGCCGGCCTGATGAATTTGAATCGCGACCGCCAGATCATGAAGGAAAGCATCGAGGATACCGGCCGCCATGTGGTGGTGGAGCTGGAGCGTTATCTGAATACCCTCGGCACGATCGCCGCGATCAGCCCGTTGCTCGGCCTGCTCGGCACCGTGCTCGGCATGATCCGAATCTTCACCGCCATCAACGTCGCCGGGCTCGGCAACCAGGCGGTGCTGGCGGGCGGTATCGCCGAGGCGCTGATCACCACGGTCGCGGGCCTCTCGGTGGCGATCCCGAGCATCATGTTCTACCGCTTTTTCCGCGGGCGGGTCGACGAACTCGTGGTCTACATGGAGCAGCAGGCGCTCAAGATGGTGGAGATCCTCCACGGCGAGCGGTCCATGGAGGCGGGTTCCACGTCATGA
- a CDS encoding biopolymer transporter ExbD, with protein sequence MKLRQSRREEPEINLIPLIDVMLFLLIFFVVTTTFTRNSGITLNLPEASPRPVEEREAPIEIVVDAQGRYYVNDQLVVNKQIETLKKALQLATQGKDHPALVISADANATHQSVVTALDAALQLGLVQVSMTTRQPEGARP encoded by the coding sequence ATGAAGCTGCGCCAGAGCCGTCGCGAGGAACCCGAGATCAATCTGATCCCGCTCATCGACGTGATGCTGTTCCTGCTGATCTTCTTCGTCGTGACGACCACCTTCACGCGCAATTCCGGCATCACCCTGAATCTGCCCGAGGCGTCGCCGCGGCCGGTGGAGGAGCGGGAAGCCCCGATCGAAATCGTCGTCGACGCCCAGGGTCGCTATTACGTGAACGATCAACTGGTGGTGAACAAGCAGATCGAAACGCTGAAGAAGGCGCTTCAGCTGGCGACGCAGGGCAAGGATCACCCGGCGCTCGTGATCAGCGCCGACGCCAATGCCACGCATCAATCCGTGGTGACCGCCCTCGATGCCGCGCTCCAGCTCGGTCTCGTCCAGGTATCGATGACGACGCGCCAGCCGGAAGGCGCGCGACCCTGA
- a CDS encoding DNA internalization-related competence protein ComEC/Rec2 yields the protein MGQGSTSFLLGVLALQGMPELPSAAWALALVPVALLAFRFSPLRLPAACAAGFLWALLCAQHILATGLAPELEGHDVVAEGVVVGLPERVGRSTRFQFLIEQMSTGGIEQSPPGRVRLSWYNDAPALRAGERWNLRLRMKRPHGFHNPGGFDFEGWLYQNRIRATGYVRPAEANRRLAPASAGHSLQRLRQNLFERLEAALAGRDLGGVISALAIGERQGITRAQWDVFRRTGTSHLVAISGLHVGMVAGLALFAVRRVWARLGTLPLYFPAQQAAAVAALMAALAYAALAGFSIPTQRTVIMIGVVVVAVLRRRQQAAGHTLMTALLCVLLYDPLAVMNSGFWLSFGAVAAILFGMNRRAGRETWWRRVGRLHVLVAVALAPLLLVMFQQVSLVSPLANLVAVPWVTLGVVPLVLAGCVLQALTPVLGDPVLRLAETLLSWLWPLLEYLSSCEALQWTQHTPPVWATAAAVLGVSLLIAPRGLPGRWLGLVGLLPALLVTPPRPAAGEFWFTLLDVGQGLAAVARTRNHVLVYDTGPGFSADFDAGSAVVLPYLRFHGLSRIDTLIIGHGDNDHIGGAAALSGAVSVGRVLSSVPGQIPWWRAGHCRRGQSWEWDGVRFEVLHPGGGEGSRGNDASCVLRIGNGSGALLLTGDIEARAEAELLRGDPSALAADVLVAPHHGSKTSSTAQFIAQVGARHVLFPAGYRNRWGFPHPAVLERYREAGARLYSSAEHGALTVRFPADGAMTPPAAYRDEFLRYWHDR from the coding sequence ATGGGTCAGGGATCGACCTCATTTCTGCTCGGCGTGCTGGCCCTGCAGGGCATGCCGGAATTGCCATCGGCGGCCTGGGCGCTGGCGCTGGTTCCCGTGGCGCTGCTGGCATTCCGTTTCTCCCCGCTGCGCCTGCCCGCCGCCTGCGCGGCGGGGTTCCTTTGGGCCCTGTTGTGCGCGCAGCACATCCTGGCCACCGGCCTTGCTCCCGAGCTGGAAGGCCATGACGTGGTGGCGGAAGGGGTCGTCGTCGGCCTCCCCGAACGGGTGGGGCGGTCGACACGCTTCCAGTTCCTGATCGAACAGATGAGCACGGGCGGGATCGAACAGTCCCCTCCGGGGCGTGTCCGGCTCAGCTGGTACAACGATGCCCCGGCCTTGCGCGCGGGCGAGCGCTGGAACCTGCGGCTGCGGATGAAGCGTCCGCACGGTTTTCATAACCCGGGGGGCTTCGATTTCGAAGGCTGGCTGTACCAGAACCGGATCCGTGCCACCGGCTACGTACGGCCGGCGGAAGCCAATCGCCGCCTGGCCCCGGCAAGCGCCGGCCATTCCCTGCAGCGCCTGCGCCAGAACCTGTTCGAGCGTCTGGAAGCGGCGCTCGCCGGGCGTGATCTGGGCGGCGTCATCAGTGCGCTCGCGATCGGTGAACGCCAGGGCATCACCCGGGCGCAATGGGACGTGTTCCGCCGTACCGGCACCAGCCATCTGGTCGCGATCTCCGGTCTGCATGTGGGGATGGTCGCCGGCCTGGCCCTGTTCGCCGTCCGCCGCGTGTGGGCCCGGCTGGGGACACTCCCGCTCTATTTTCCGGCGCAACAGGCCGCCGCGGTCGCCGCCCTGATGGCCGCGCTGGCCTATGCCGCGCTCGCGGGTTTTTCCATCCCTACCCAGCGGACGGTCATCATGATCGGGGTGGTAGTGGTGGCCGTGCTGCGCCGGCGACAGCAGGCCGCGGGACACACGCTGATGACGGCCCTGCTGTGCGTGCTGTTGTACGACCCGCTGGCGGTCATGAATAGCGGCTTCTGGCTGTCCTTCGGCGCCGTGGCGGCGATCCTGTTCGGCATGAACCGGCGCGCGGGACGCGAGACCTGGTGGCGGCGCGTCGGCCGCCTGCACGTGCTGGTCGCCGTGGCGCTGGCACCCTTGCTGCTGGTGATGTTCCAGCAGGTGTCGCTGGTTTCGCCGCTGGCCAATCTCGTCGCCGTCCCCTGGGTCACGCTGGGGGTGGTCCCGCTTGTACTGGCGGGCTGCGTGCTGCAGGCCTTGACGCCCGTGCTCGGGGATCCGGTCCTGCGTCTGGCGGAGACCCTGCTGTCCTGGCTCTGGCCGCTGCTGGAGTACCTGTCATCCTGCGAGGCATTACAGTGGACACAACATACTCCGCCGGTATGGGCCACCGCCGCGGCGGTGCTCGGCGTGAGTCTGCTGATCGCGCCGCGCGGTCTGCCGGGGCGCTGGCTGGGTCTCGTGGGTCTGCTGCCCGCGCTGCTCGTCACGCCGCCCCGGCCGGCGGCGGGTGAATTCTGGTTTACCCTGCTCGACGTCGGGCAGGGGCTCGCCGCAGTGGCCCGGACGCGGAATCATGTGCTGGTCTATGATACCGGACCGGGTTTCAGCGCCGACTTCGACGCCGGCAGCGCCGTAGTGTTGCCCTATCTCCGGTTCCATGGCCTGAGTCGAATCGATACGCTGATCATCGGGCACGGCGACAACGACCATATCGGAGGGGCGGCCGCGCTGTCCGGGGCAGTCAGCGTCGGACGGGTACTTTCGAGCGTACCCGGGCAGATCCCCTGGTGGCGCGCCGGGCACTGTCGGCGTGGACAGTCCTGGGAGTGGGACGGCGTCCGCTTCGAGGTCCTGCATCCCGGCGGCGGGGAGGGGAGTCGCGGCAACGACGCCTCCTGTGTCCTGCGTATCGGCAACGGTTCGGGCGCCCTGTTGCTGACCGGGGACATCGAGGCGCGGGCCGAGGCGGAGCTGCTGAGGGGCGATCCAAGCGCCCTCGCCGCGGATGTCCTCGTCGCGCCACACCATGGCAGCAAGACTTCGTCCACCGCGCAGTTCATCGCGCAGGTCGGGGCGCGCCATGTGCTGTTCCCGGCCGGATATCGCAATCGCTGGGGATTCCCGCATCCGGCGGTGCTGGAGCGGTATCGGGAGGCGGGCGCACGCCTGTACAGCAGCGCCGAGCACGGCGCGTTGACGGTCCGCTTTCCTGCCGACGGAGCGATGACCCCGCCGGCCGCGTACCGGGATGAGTTCCTGCGTTACTGGCACGATCGCTGA
- a CDS encoding Trm112 family protein translates to MDKKLLDILACPLCKGPLVYRKEAHELVCKGDRLAFPIRDDIPVMLEDEARELAADEEI, encoded by the coding sequence ATGGACAAGAAACTGCTCGATATTCTCGCCTGTCCCCTGTGCAAGGGGCCATTGGTTTACCGGAAGGAGGCGCACGAACTGGTCTGCAAGGGAGACCGCCTCGCATTTCCGATCCGCGACGACATTCCCGTGATGCTCGAGGACGAGGCGCGCGAACTTGCCGCCGACGAGGAAATCTGA
- the mltF gene encoding membrane-bound lytic murein transglycosylase MltF — protein sequence MASRIRALLPFLVPGAAGLMMAAYATPPTKLQRILDEGQLVVVTRASPTTYYEGTEGPSGFEYDLARLFADHLGVELRILAPASLSAILPMVADGRADLAAAGLAVTRERGGLVRFGPTYDRISQQLVYRKGTSPPASLADLDGQVIDVVSGSSHAERLKWLASGHPDINWYENEDADSRQLLHRVWKREISYTVANSNDVSLNQRLYPELRVAFDVTDPQPLAWAFSKGEDDSLVAATEEFFAQIRDNGQLRQLHERYYGHVQDFDYVETRRFISHIYARLPEYKPYFVAAAQRQNLDWRFLAAMGYQESHWNPAAVSPTGVRGIMMLTSTTASELGITDRIDPNDSIEGGARYFSLIKQRIAPDIAEPDRSWFALAAYNMGLGHLEDARTLTAQRGGDPLKWMDVKENLPLLARKEWFEQTRHGYARGYEALQYVENIRSYYDILVWRTDPGKAMQPQLTAITSSPLTGAAATSPVL from the coding sequence ATGGCTAGCCGGATTCGCGCCCTGCTGCCTTTCCTCGTCCCCGGCGCCGCCGGCCTGATGATGGCCGCATACGCGACCCCTCCGACCAAGCTCCAGCGGATCTTGGACGAGGGACAGCTGGTGGTGGTCACGCGCGCAAGCCCGACCACCTATTACGAAGGCACCGAGGGGCCAAGCGGATTCGAATACGATCTTGCCCGGCTGTTCGCGGACCATCTCGGCGTCGAACTCCGGATTCTGGCCCCGGCCAGTCTGAGCGCGATCCTGCCGATGGTGGCGGACGGTCGCGCCGACCTGGCCGCTGCGGGTCTTGCCGTCACGCGGGAACGCGGCGGGCTGGTACGATTCGGTCCGACCTACGACCGGATCTCACAACAGCTGGTCTATCGCAAGGGAACCTCTCCGCCCGCCAGTCTGGCGGATCTGGACGGACAAGTGATCGACGTCGTCAGCGGCAGCAGTCATGCCGAGAGACTCAAGTGGCTCGCATCGGGCCACCCGGATATCAACTGGTACGAGAACGAGGACGCCGACAGCAGACAATTGCTGCACCGGGTGTGGAAACGCGAGATCAGCTACACGGTCGCCAACTCCAACGACGTCAGCCTGAACCAGCGCCTCTACCCCGAGCTCCGCGTCGCCTTCGATGTGACGGATCCCCAACCCCTGGCCTGGGCCTTCAGCAAGGGCGAGGATGACAGTCTGGTCGCCGCCACCGAGGAATTCTTCGCGCAGATTCGGGATAACGGCCAGCTGCGGCAACTGCACGAACGTTATTACGGACACGTGCAGGACTTCGACTACGTCGAAACCCGGCGCTTCATCTCGCATATCTACGCGCGTCTGCCCGAATACAAGCCCTACTTCGTCGCGGCGGCGCAGCGCCAGAACCTGGACTGGCGCTTCCTCGCCGCCATGGGCTACCAGGAATCCCACTGGAACCCGGCGGCCGTCTCCCCCACCGGCGTTCGGGGCATCATGATGTTGACGAGCACCACCGCGAGTGAACTCGGCATCACGGATCGCATCGACCCCAATGACAGTATCGAGGGCGGCGCGCGCTATTTCAGCCTCATCAAACAGCGTATCGCGCCGGACATCGCCGAACCCGACCGCAGCTGGTTCGCCCTCGCCGCCTACAATATGGGATTGGGCCATCTCGAGGACGCACGCACGCTGACGGCTCAACGCGGCGGCGATCCGCTGAAGTGGATGGACGTCAAGGAAAACCTTCCCCTGCTCGCCCGGAAGGAATGGTTCGAACAGACACGCCACGGTTACGCGCGCGGATACGAGGCGCTGCAATACGTCGAGAACATCCGCAGCTACTACGACATCCTGGTGTGGCGCACGGATCCCGGCAAGGCGATGCAACCGCAGCTCACCGCGATCACGTCATCACCGCTCACCGGCGCCGCGGCAACGTCGCCGGTGCTGTAG
- the lolD gene encoding lipoprotein-releasing ABC transporter ATP-binding protein LolD → MSEGAILRCERLAKTYTEGPVAVEVLADITLAVAAGERVAIMGSSGAGKSTLLHLLGGLDAPTRGEVWLGDQRLSGLGPVARGRLRNAMLGFIYQFHHLLPEFTALENVAMPLLIRGESPARSRELAAAMLERVGLKARLAHKPGELSGGERQRAAVARALVTRPRCVLADEPTGNLDFRNARETYRLMLELNRELNTSFVIVTHERALARQVDRVLLLEAGRLTPAAAVDDPAVEPAGA, encoded by the coding sequence ATGAGTGAAGGCGCGATCCTGCGCTGCGAGCGCCTGGCGAAGACCTACACCGAGGGCCCTGTCGCCGTCGAGGTGCTCGCCGATATCACGCTGGCGGTCGCCGCCGGAGAGCGTGTCGCGATCATGGGCAGCTCGGGCGCCGGCAAGAGCACCTTGCTCCACCTGCTGGGAGGACTCGACGCACCGACACGCGGAGAGGTCTGGCTGGGCGATCAGCGCCTGTCCGGGCTCGGTCCGGTGGCGCGCGGCCGCCTGCGCAACGCGATGCTGGGTTTCATCTATCAGTTCCATCACCTGCTGCCGGAATTCACCGCGCTGGAAAACGTGGCGATGCCGCTGCTGATCCGCGGTGAAAGCCCGGCGCGTTCGCGCGAACTGGCCGCCGCCATGCTCGAGCGCGTCGGCCTGAAGGCGCGGCTCGCGCACAAGCCCGGTGAGCTGTCCGGCGGTGAACGCCAGCGCGCCGCGGTGGCGCGCGCACTGGTGACACGCCCGCGCTGTGTGCTGGCGGATGAGCCGACCGGCAATCTCGATTTCCGCAACGCGCGCGAGACCTATCGCCTCATGCTCGAGTTGAACCGGGAGCTCAATACCAGTTTCGTGATCGTAACCCATGAGCGCGCGCTGGCGCGGCAGGTGGACCGGGTGCTGTTGCTGGAGGCGGGCCGACTGACGCCCGCCGCGGCGGTGGACGATCCGGCCGTCGAGCCGGCGGGCGCCTGA
- a CDS encoding tetraacyldisaccharide 4'-kinase encodes MSNRRTVTDLLLESWYGKSPLATLLRPLSWIYRLLIVLRRGMYVLGLRRVTRLRVPVIVVGNITVGGTGKTPFVIWLAGLLVREGWRPGIIARGYRGQARHWPQQVRPDADPAIVGDEPVLLSRRCACPVAVGPDRVAAAEALLHYHGCDIVISDDGLQHYALGRDIEVVMVDGVRRFGNGYCLPAGPLREPPGRLARVDFTVVTGGAALRHEYPMTLQASAVRNVRRDSLAYAPDKFPYRQFHAVAGIGHPARFFRQLKQLDFGFTEHAFPDHHEFTAADLAFGDDLPVMMTEKDAVKCRRFCHDNCWYLAVDARLDERLEARLLAMVRGLRGTAAEEAAERRG; translated from the coding sequence ATGTCGAACCGCCGCACCGTGACAGATCTGCTGCTCGAATCCTGGTACGGCAAAAGCCCGCTGGCGACACTGTTGCGTCCGCTGTCCTGGATCTATCGCCTGTTGATCGTTCTCCGCCGCGGGATGTACGTGCTGGGACTGCGCCGGGTCACGCGGCTTCGTGTGCCCGTGATCGTGGTCGGCAACATCACGGTCGGCGGTACCGGCAAGACGCCTTTCGTAATCTGGCTCGCCGGGCTGCTCGTCCGGGAAGGCTGGAGGCCAGGCATCATTGCACGCGGCTATCGCGGACAGGCCCGCCACTGGCCGCAGCAGGTGCGGCCGGATGCCGATCCGGCGATCGTCGGGGACGAGCCGGTGCTGCTGTCCAGGCGCTGCGCCTGCCCGGTCGCGGTGGGACCCGACCGTGTCGCCGCGGCGGAGGCCCTGTTGCATTACCACGGCTGCGACATCGTGATCTCGGACGATGGCCTCCAGCACTACGCACTGGGACGCGACATCGAGGTCGTGATGGTGGATGGGGTGCGCCGTTTCGGCAACGGCTATTGCCTGCCCGCCGGACCGTTGCGCGAGCCGCCGGGACGCCTCGCGCGGGTCGACTTTACGGTTGTCACCGGCGGTGCCGCGCTGCGGCATGAGTACCCGATGACGCTGCAGGCCTCCGCGGTACGCAACGTCCGGCGCGACAGCCTGGCGTACGCGCCCGACAAGTTTCCGTACCGGCAGTTCCACGCGGTCGCCGGCATCGGTCATCCAGCGCGCTTCTTCCGCCAGCTCAAGCAGCTCGACTTCGGTTTTACCGAACATGCCTTTCCCGATCATCACGAGTTTACCGCGGCAGATCTCGCCTTCGGCGACGATCTCCCGGTGATGATGACGGAAAAGGACGCGGTCAAATGCCGGCGTTTCTGTCATGATAACTGCTGGTATCTGGCCGTCGACGCGCGGCTGGACGAACGGCTGGAGGCGCGTCTGCTGGCCATGGTGCGCGGCCTGCGCGGGACGGCGGCGGAGGAGGCCGCAGAACGGAGGGGATGA
- a CDS encoding low molecular weight phosphotyrosine protein phosphatase translates to MVRVLFVCMGNICRSPTAQGVFAELLQREGLTEQVHVDSAGTHAYHTGSAPDSRAQAAALRRGIDLKSQRARQVSDDDFERFDYILAMDRENLALLRERCPEHFADKLGLLLEYAPHLGIEEVPDPYYGGSAGFERVLDMVLEASGGLLREIRARHPAVR, encoded by the coding sequence ATGGTCAGGGTTCTGTTCGTCTGCATGGGCAATATCTGCCGTTCACCAACGGCCCAGGGCGTGTTCGCCGAGCTGCTGCAACGCGAAGGCCTGACGGAACAGGTTCACGTCGATTCCGCGGGTACGCATGCCTATCACACCGGAAGCGCGCCGGATTCGCGCGCGCAGGCGGCGGCGCTGCGGCGCGGCATCGACCTGAAATCGCAGCGGGCGCGCCAGGTCAGCGACGACGACTTCGAACGCTTCGATTACATCCTCGCGATGGACCGCGAGAACCTGGCGCTTCTGCGGGAGCGGTGTCCGGAACACTTTGCCGACAAGCTCGGACTGCTGCTCGAATACGCCCCCCATCTCGGCATCGAGGAGGTGCCCGATCCCTACTACGGCGGCAGTGCCGGATTCGAGCGCGTGCTCGATATGGTGCTGGAGGCGTCGGGAGGCCTGCTGCGGGAAATCCGCGCGCGGCATCCGGCGGTGCGGTGA